GATGTCTCCTCGGTGCCGAAGTCTTTCCTTTATTATCGCGCGCAGCTGAATTTTGTCGGCGGTTTGGGGGTTATCGTGCTGGCGGTGGCGGTGCTGCCGCTGCTGGGCATCGGTGGCGCCAAGCTGTATCAGTCGGAAATGCCCGGCCCGTTCAAGGAAGAACGCCTGACGCCGCGTCTGGCCGACACGGCCAAAAACCTGTGGCTGATTTATCTGGGGCTCGGGATGCTGTGCACCCTGGCGTTCCGCCTGGCCGGCATGCCTTGGTTCGACGCCCTGTGTCATGCGCTGTCCACCGTGTCGCTGGGCGGTTTTTCGACCCGTAATGAAAGCCTGGGCTATTTCGACAGCGCGCCGATCGAGCTGGTCGGCGGCATTTTCTCCGTACTGGCGGCCATCAATTTCACCCTGTTCTTCGTCGCCATCAGCCGCCGCAGCCTGAAGCCGCTCCTCCGCAATCCCGAACTGCGCTTTTTCCTGCTGATTCTGTCCATTATCGTGGCCATTGTGGTGGCCGAACTGTACCGCTCCGGGATGTACGGCATCAAAGACGCGCTGGTGCACGGCTTTTTCCTCACCAGTTCGATGATGACCGACAACGGTCTGGCCACCGCCGACTACGCCAAAACGCCGACCAATGCCATCCTGCTGCTGCTCGGCGCCAGTTTCTTCGGCGGTTGCGTGGGGTCAACCTGTGGCGGGATTAAAGCGCTGCGCTTTCTGATTATGTATAA
The nucleotide sequence above comes from Serratia rhizosphaerae. Encoded proteins:
- a CDS encoding TrkH family potassium uptake protein, producing MVKTKQLVIVVHLCSFLVVLYSLSMIPPLLMALLYKEKSIFSFFYTLVIAASAGGLGWFSSRQSKVQLRTQDGFLIIVLFWLLFSIISALPLWLDDTMNISLVDAMFEGVSGITTTGASVLNDVSSVPKSFLYYRAQLNFVGGLGVIVLAVAVLPLLGIGGAKLYQSEMPGPFKEERLTPRLADTAKNLWLIYLGLGMLCTLAFRLAGMPWFDALCHALSTVSLGGFSTRNESLGYFDSAPIELVGGIFSVLAAINFTLFFVAISRRSLKPLLRNPELRFFLLILSIIVAIVVAELYRSGMYGIKDALVHGFFLTSSMMTDNGLATADYAKTPTNAILLLLGASFFGGCVGSTCGGIKALRFLIMYKVSRHEVNQLVHPNAIFTIKVGDASVHDRVLRSVWSFFFLYVLFSCLFVWALNLMGYDMMTAFATVAACINNMGLGFGETAAGFGTLSDPAKWLMCAAMLLGRLEIYPILILCSRTFWRF